Sequence from the Rhodococcus jostii RHA1 genome:
CCTCCACGGCGGGCCCGGGGGCGGCACCGATCCTGCGCAACGACAGTTCTTCGACCCGCAGGTGTACCGGATCGTGCTCCTCGACCAGCGCGGATGCGGACGTTCCACACCCCACGTCGCCGACGGGGCGGATCTGTCGGTCAACACCACCGGCCGTCTCCTCGGCGATGTGGAGTTGCTGCGCGCCCATCTCGGCATCGACCGGTGGCAGGTCTTCGGCGGGTCGTGGGGCTCCACACTGGCTCTCGCCTACGCCCAGAAGCATCCCGACCGGGTCACCGAACTGGTGCTGCGGGGGATCTTCCTGCTGCGCCGCAGCGAGATCGACTGGTACTACAACGGCGGCGCCGGACACCTGTTCCCCGAACTGTGGGAGGAGTTCCTGGCTCCGGTCCCGGAACCGGAGCGGGGTGGCGACCTCGTCGAGGCCTACCACCGGCTCCTGCAGTCCGACGATCCCGACGTCGCGACGCGGGCCGCGGTCGCGTGGTCCACGTGGGAGGGCGCGACGAGTTCGCTGCTCCCCAAACCGGAACGGGTGGTGGAGACGTCCCAGCCGAGGTTCGCGCTGGCCTTCGCCCGCATCGAGAACCACTACTTCCACAACCGCGGCTTCCTGGACGAGGGTCAGCTTCTCCGGGACGCCGCCGCACTGGACGGCATTCCGGGCGTGATCGTGCAGGGACGCTACGACGTGGTGTGCCCGGCGACCAGTGCGTGGGCGCTTCACCGGGCCTGGCCGGATTCGCGGCTCGAGATCGTCGACGACGCCGGACACTCCGCGATGGAGCCGGGCATCGTGCATCACCTCGTCGAGGCAACGGACCGGTTCCGCGACTGACCCGCTATGCGGGGTAACCGAACTCGACGGTCCGCTTCGCGACGTCGGCAGAGACGAGCCTGATCTTCACCTGTTCGCCCTCGGCCGGGTCGCCCACGCATTTCGCCATCACGGATACGGACGGGACGAACACGTCCGCGGTGCGCTTGCCGTTCCGTGACCGCAGCACGGTCGCGTCGAACGTCTCCCCCACCCGGTCGGCGAGCACGGTCGCTTCGGTGAGGTCGATGCAGGCACGGTCGATCTTGCTCGCGAGAGAATCCGAGCCGACCATGATCTCGGGCATCGAGCCCAGCGCTTCCCGCGCCCAGGACGGCACCGGTGTTCCCGCGGTGGCGGCGAGGCACACCTCCGTGGAATACCGGTCCGAGAGCCGGCGCAACGGCGCGGTCACGTGGGCGTACGGGGCGCCGATGGCGGCGTGCGTCGTCAATTCGGGCAGGGCGCCGTCGAACGCCGCGTAGTCGGCGCCCCGCAGCAGTGACGGCGCCTCGGTCATCAGCACCAGCGTCGACGCCGAATTCGGATCGAGCCGCGCCAGGAGTTCACCTACCCCGACGCTCTGCGGCCAGTCGATCCCCAACGCCGACGCCGTGCGTCGCAGCGCCTCGACCGCGTCCGGCCCGGCGGGCGGCAGGGTGCGGAGCAACCCGACCTTCGCGTCGAGCATCATGGCCGCGGCGCACATTCCGGTGAGGAGCGAGATCTCGGCGTTCCAGTCGTCGGCCTCGGTGCGGGGCGCGAGGTCGACGCGCCAGCCGTCCCCGTCCGGCACCACTTCCTGCTCGGGGAGCCGGAGTTCGATCGCGCCGCGCGCCACCGCCGCCGCGGTGCGGAGCCGGCCGAACTCCGGCAGCGACGCGATCGACGGATGCAGTCGTCCCGCCTCCGCATCGGCCTGCACACCGGCGTAGTCCAGCCGTGCCACGGAACGGACCGTGGCACGGGACACCGTGCAGGACACCGGTTCGGCCGACTCGTCGAGTTCGATCCGCCACACCACCGCCGGGCGGTCCTCGTCCGGAAGGAGACTCGCGGATCCTTCGGAGAGCTCCTTCGGGTGCAGCGGCACCTTGCCGTCGGGCAGGTAGAACGTCTGCCCGCGTTTGCGGGTCTCCACATCGAGCACCCCACCGGGCTCCACGACCGCGCCGACGTCCGCGATCGCGTAGTGCAGGACGAATCCGCCGTGTGTCCGCTCCAGATGCAGCGCCTGATCGAGATCCAGGGAATCGGGCGGATCGATGGTGACGAACGCCAGATCGGTGCGGTCCTCCCGCTCGGACGCGTACCGATCGGATGCCGCCCGCGCCTGCGCGACCGCCGCGGGCGGATACCCCTCCGGCAGGTGGAATTCGGTGCGCACGGTGCCGAAATCGATTCCGCGCGCAACGAAACGACTCATCGGCACCTCACACACACCCTTTCCGCAACGCTAGTTGTTCCACTCCTCGTCTGCCCGGTCCGCCGCCTTGTTCCGCTCCGCGGCGATCTGCAGCGCCTTTTCGGCGGACGCGCGGTCGGGGTACGGCCCCATCCGGGACATCGACGATGCCGCCTTCCCCTGCGTGACCGTGCCGTCGTCGACGTTGTAGTACCAGAGATGATCTTCGTCAGTCATTCCCTCAGTGTGGCACCGGTGGGACGTGTGGGGTTGTGGATCACGCTCAGACTGTTACCCTCGGAGACCTGTCCGGTGATACGGTCCCCGGCGCCGGTCAGTGCGGTGCCGATGGCTCGCCTTTCCGGCGCAGTGCCCGAACAGAGAATGGAGCGAGCATGTCAACGATCATTTTTGATCAGCTACTTCCCTACCTCGGTGCCGAAGGCGCCACCTACTGGGCCCAACTGCTGATGGTCGATCCCGTCTGACGGCTATCGATCAGTCGATACCTCGAAGCCCCCGCCGGACGTGTCCGGCGGGGGCTTCGCTGTGAAGGGGCAGGCACGCCCGCGACACATTCGTGACGTTGGTCCGAACGCTTCGCCCTGCCCCGGGGACTGCACGTCTCTAGGCTGATCTGATGGCAGTGAATCCAGCGATCGAGGGTCGTGTCTACCCACCGACCGAGCCCTACCTCGTCGGCCGCGAGAAGATCAGGGAATTCGCCCGCGCCGTCTTCGCCACCAACCCGACGTCGTTCGACGTCGACAGTGCCCGCGCCGCCGGTCACGCCGATCTCGTTGCCCCGCCCACGTTTCCCGTCATCGTGCAGGAACGTGCACTGGCGCAGCTCGTCGCGGATCCGACGTCGGGAATCGAGCCCGTCAACCTGGTGCACAGCACCGAGCACGCCACGTCCGTCCGCCCGGTCGTGGCGGGCGACGAACTCTCCGCGATACTTACCGTCACGAACGTGACGTCGCGCGGCCCGCACACACTGCTCGTCGCCGACATCGAGATCCTCGACGCCACAGGCGATCACGTGAGCACCATGACGTCGACCCTGTTCGTCAGGGGGGAGGAATGACGTCCCCGGGGCGAATCATGCTCGGCGACACCGTCGCCAAGTCCCGATATACCGTGACCCGCGAATCCCTGGTCCGCTATGCCGGGGCGTCCGGCGACTTCAACTCCATTCACTACCGGGACGACGTCGCGGACGCCGTGGGCCTGCCGGGCGTGCTGGCGCACGGCATGCTGACGCTGGGACTGGCGACGCAGTGCGTCGTCGACTGGCTCGGCGACCCGGCACGCGTCACCGGATACCGCGCCCGCTTCACCAAGCCGGTGATCGTCGCCCCGGACGAGGGCGCGGTCGTCGAGGTCGTCGCGAAGGCCGCGCAGGTCGACGAGGCCGCGGGCACCGCCCGGATCGACCTGACGGTGACCTTCGACGGACACGCGGTGCTCGGCAAGTCGCAGGTGTGGATTTCACTGCGCTGAGCGCGCCCGACATACTGACCCCATGATCGGTGTCGTGGTGACCGCGTTCGCGGTGCTCGGGCTCCTGACCGTCATTCCCGGCCCGGACATGGCGGTGGTGACGCGCGCGGGCCTGTCCGGTGGATGCGGCGCCGCGCTGCGGGCGACATTCGGTGTGGTCGCCGGGTTGACGGTGTGGGGCGCGCTGACCGTCGTCGGGCTCGGAGCGGTGCTCGCCGCCTCCGCGGAGGCGTACACCGTCGTGAAGATCGTCGGCGGGATGTACCTGGTGTATCTGGGGCTCTCCACCCTCTGGCGCAGCCGGTCGCGACGACGCACCGCCGCGGTCGAACCGGCACCTGTTCCGTCGCCGGGATCGAGTTGGCGGGCCGGGTTCCTGACGAACCTCCTGAACCCCAAGATCGCGGTGTTCTACACCGGCCTGCTCCCGCAACTCGTTCCGCCCGGGTGGCCGACCGCCCCGACCCTGGCGTTGCTCGTGCTCGTTCACGGGCTCCTCGGGATCGTCTGGCTCGGCGCGTACAGCCTCCTGCTGACCCGGGCGCGCACCACGCTGGAGAAGCCGTCGGTGCGACGGGTCCTGGATCGGATCACCGGAACGGTCCTGTTCGGTTTCGGTGCCGGCGTCGTCGCCGAGGCGCGGTAGGACCGAGGTCAGTTCCGGGAGTCGCCGGCACTCGCCGAACTGCCGCCGAGCAGAATCGTGCTGATCAGATTCGGGTCGTCGGTCATCGGGACGTGCCCGATGCCGGGCAGGACCAGTATCTGCGCCTGCGGGAAGAAGCGGCGCACGCGTCGTGCCTGATACACCGGCAGAATCAGGTCGCGCCGCCCCCACGCCACGGTGACGGGAACCGTCGCGTCGACGACCGGCGGGAGATCGAACTTTGCTGTCATCCCCTTGTCGACCAGGGCATTCGTAGTGAGCGAGTGCGTGTCGATCACGGCGTCCTCGTACGGCACCCGGCTGGGCCGGGCAAAGAAGGCGGCGAGCGAGGGATAGCGGACGGCCTTGTATCGCAAAGCCTTCGGAGCGTTCGGACCCATCGCCCGGGCGAGTCCGCGCAGGGCGCGGAACGTGTAGATGGTGCGTGCTTGATCGGCATGGTTGACGAAGAAGCCGGCCGGTGAGAGCGCCGTGGCCGAGGCGACCTCGCCCCGGGCCGCCAGAGCGAGGGACAGCCAGCCTCCGAGCGAGTTCCCCGCTACGTGCGGGCGTTCCCCGGCCGGCGTCACCGAGCGGACGAACCCGCTCAGTTCCTCGAGGAGTTGATCCATCATGTCCGGGCCGTCGTCGAGTGCGGCCGATTCTCCGTGCCCCGGAAGGTCGACGGTGACCACCCGGCGGTAGGGCGTCAACTGGTCCAGGAGGGCGTTCCAGGCCTGCCGGCGATGCACCACCCCGTGCACGAGTACGAGGGTGGGGCCGGAGCCGGCGATGTCGTGAGGCAAGTCCATGGACAGATGTTACCGCTATCACGAGTAACATCTACTGCCAGCCGATAGTGGGGCCCGTCGCCCACGGATGTGGGCGACGGGCCCCGACATCGACCCCGATTCGGGTCGGTCGGGCCGATGCGGGAAAGATGGTAACCGGTCTGTTTGTTATTCGCCAGTCGGGGCCGTGACCTCGCCGATTGGTACAAGGGTGAGGCGAACGAGTTGGCGTGTAAGCCGGATCCTGTCCCCGGGCGCCGAAGCGCCGGGTGGCGACCATCCATCTGGGCACACCGTCGCCGGGTACCTCGAGCGGTTCACCCGCAGGCTCGGGCGAGCAGCCCTCGAACACCTGCGCAGCCGCACCGGGATCCCGGAGGAACCGGTGCGGCCTTCAACCTTGCTCCGGGCGGGGTTTACCTAGCCACCCCGGTCACCCGGGGTGCTGGTGCGCTCTTACCGCACCGTTTCACCCTGACCGACGCCACACCCCGGAGGATGTGGCATCGGCGGTCTGTTTTCTGTGGCACTGTCCCGCGAGTCACCTCGGGTTGCCGTTAACAACCGCCCTGCTCTGTGGAGTCCGGACTTTCCTCGACTCAGGGCCTGTGCACTGAAGTGCTGGTTCCCTGTGCCGCGGTCGCCCGGCCAACTCGTCCGCGCGATCAGCCTACAGTCCGTGCGAACGTGTCATGTCGCCGCACTATGGTCTGTTCATGACCCGATACGCCGCCCTCCTGCGCGGCATCAACGTGGGCGGCATCAACATCAAGATGGCCGACCTCCGCAGCACCTTCGTCGATCTCGGATTCGAGAACGTGAAGACCGTTCTCGCGTCGGGCAACGTGCTCTTCGACTCCGACCGCGGCGACGCCCCCGCCCTGAAGAGGGAGATCGAAGCCGCGCTGCGTGCCGAATTCCACTACGAAGCCTGGGTTTTCGTCCTCGACCTCGACACGGTCCGGAAGATCGTCGAGGACTACCCATTCGACCCCGAGAGAGAAGGCTGGCACCCATACGTGCTGGTGACGCCCGAACCCGACGTCCTGGACACACTTCTGAGCATCCGGGACGAGCTGGATCCGGAGGTCGAACGGGTGCAGGCCGGCGACGGCGTCCTGTACTGGGAAGTCGAACGGGGCATGACGCTGAAGAGCAGGTTCGGCAGGAGCACCGGCGCTCCCAAGCTCAAGGCGTTCACCACGACCCGGAATCTGCGCACCCTCCACAAGCTCCTGAAGTGACCCCTCGGTGACAGTTCTGGCGGTGGCGCTCGTCGCCGGAGTCCTCGTCTTCGCGGTCGTGCGCCCACGCAGGCTGCCCGAGATCGTCGCGGCCGCACCGGCTGCGGTCGTCGTCCTGGCCACCGGTCTGGTGACGCCGTCGGACGCCTGGGACGAAGTGTCGGAGATGGCCCCCACCGTCGGGTTCCTGGCGGCGATCCTCGTGCTCGCGCACCTCGCGGACGCCATGGGTGTGTTCACCTGGATCGCGGGCCGGTTGCGCCGGGGGGCGCGGGGGGATCCGAAGAGGTTGCTGACACTCGTGTTCGGGGCGGCGGCGCTGACCACCGCGGTGCTGAGTCTCGATGCCACGGTGGTCCTGCTGACACCGGCGGTGATCGCGACGGCCCGCTCGCTGCGAATGGATCCGCGCCCCCACTCGTACGCCACGGCTCACCTGTCGAACACCGCGTCGACCCTGCTGCCCGTGTCCAACCTGACAAACCTCATCGCGTTCTCGGCGACCGGATTGACCTTCCTGCATTTCACCGCCGTGATGGCCCTGCCGTGGGCGGTGGCAATCATCGTCGAACTCATCTTGTTCCGCGTGTTCTTCCAGCGTCACCTCGGCCGGCCCGAAGCCGAGCCGGAGCCGAAACGCGATCCGCAGGCGCCGGTCGCCGCACTGTCGATCATCGCGGCCACACTCCTCGGGTTCGCGGTGTCCGGCTTCGTCGGGGTCGCACCGGCATGGGTGGCCGCGGCGGGGGCGATCGTGCTGGGCGTCGTCGCCCTGCGCGACGGCCGGACCAGCGTGAGACGGATCGTGTATTCGATCGACGTGTGGTTCTGCGCGTTCGTCCTGATCCTCGGCGTCGTCGTGGCCGGGGTCGCCAACGGTCCGATCGGCGAATGGATCGCCACGCGGCTGCCGACCGACACGTCGTTCACCGCGTTGCTCACGATGGCCGTCGTCGCCGCGGTCGCGGCGAACCTGGTGAACAACCTGCCCGCCACGCTGCTCCTGCTGGCGGCGCTCGGACCGCACCCTCCGACCGGACTCGTGCTGGCGATGCTGCTCGGTGTGAACCTCGGCCCCAACCTCACCTACGTGGGATCACTCGCGATCATGCTGTGGCGGCGCGTGGCCGCGCGAGCCGGATCTCCCGCAGATCTCCGGACGTTCACGGTTCTCGCGCTGGTGACCACGCCGTTGACCCTGCTCGCCGCGGTCGTTGCCCTCTGGGCCTGTGAGTACTTGTTAACCGCGGGCGGTTAACAAGTACTCACAGGTGGGAGGTGTCGTTCACCAGCCGGACGGACGAGCCGCCGTCGGGATAGAACTCGGCGATGCTCAGCGACGCCAGATCCAGATGCAGCCGGTACAGCAGGGAGGGTCCCGCGTCGAGCGCCAACTGCAGCAGGGTCTTGATGGGGGTCACGTGGGTGACCACGAGGATCGTGGAGCCGGCGTAGGAGGCGGTGAGGTCGTCGCGGACCTTCAGGATGCGCTCCCGCACCTCGTCGAAGCTCTCCCCCGCGGGCGGGCACACCGACGTGTCCGACAACCACTTGCGGTGCAGTTCGGGGTCGCGCTCGGCAGCTTCCCGGAACGTGAGGCCCTCCCACTCGCCGAAGTCGGTTTCGGTGAGGCCCTCGTGCACGGTGACCGGGAGTCCGAGCACCTTCGCCGCCGCCGTCGCGGTCTGCTGCGCGCGCCCCAGCGGGGACGACACCACGGCCGCGATTCCGTTGTTGCCCGCGAAGCGGACGGCCGCGCCGTTCGCCTGGGCCTGCCCGATCTCGGTGAGGGCCGGGTTCCCGCGACCCGAGTAGCGCCGGTCGACGGACAGCGGGGTCTGCCCGTGCCGGAGCAGCAGCATCCGGGTCGGGGCGCCCGTCGTGTCCATCCAGCCCGGTGCCGCGGGGGTGGTCTTCTCCGAGGGGACGGCAGCCGGTTCCGGTTCGACGTCGGCATCGCCGTCGGCGCCGTCCATGGCTTCGTTGGCGAGGCGGTCGGCGTGCGCGTTCTCCGCCCTCGGAATCCACGTGTACGTCACAGAATCGAACTGCCGGGCGAGTGTGGACGCCTGGCGCTGCAGCGGAATCATGTCCGGGTGCTTGACCTTCCAGCGCCCGGACATCTGCTCGACCACCAGTTTGGAGTCCATCCGCACGTCCACCTCGGAGGCGCCGAGTTCGGCGGCGGCGTCGAGACCGGCGATCAGGCCCCGGTACTCGGCGACGTTGTTGGTGGCGATCCCGAGGCTCTCCTTGCGCTCCGCGAGAACGGTGCCGTTGGCGGCGTCGAACACCACGGCGCCGTAGCCGGCGGGTCCGGGATTGCCGCGCGAACCACCGTCGGCCTCGACGACGACCCGACCGGCACTCACAGACCCGACTCCTTGGTGCGCACCAGGATCGCGCCGCATTCGGAGCAGCGCACGACGACGTCGGGTGCGGTGGCGGTGATCCGGGAGATCTCGCCGCGATCGAGTTCGATGCGGCATGCTCCGCAGCGCCGCGACTGCAGCAGTGCCGCTCCGACGCCGTTCTGGCTCCGCTGCTTCTCGTAGACGGCGATCAAGTCGGCGGGAAACTGGTCGGCCAGGGCCGTTCGGTCGCGGATGCAGCGCTGCTCGGCGGCGTCCAGATCCGCGACGGCGTCGTCCCGGCGGCGGCCGGCGTCGATGAGGTCTTCCTCGATCTGCGACAGCTGCGCACCGGCGTGGTCGTGGTCGGACTGCGACGCCTCGCGCCGTTCCATCACCTCGAGCAATTCGTCCTCGAGCAGTCCCTGACGGCGGACGAGGCTGCCGAGTTCGTGTTCGAGTTCGGTGAGCTGCTTCGATCCGACCGTTCCGCTCTGGAGCAGTGTGCGGTCGCGGTCCTCGCGCTGACGGACGGCGTCGACCTCACCTTCGAGTTTGCGGATGTCGCGGTCGAGATCGTCGAGGACGATTTCGACGGCCACGGCCGCGTCCTTACGGGTGACGCGCTCCGCCTCGAGCCGCTCGACTTCCTGACGCTCCGGAAGCGCGGTGCGTCGGTGGGCGATCCTCGACAGCTCCGCATCTACGCCGGCGAGGTCGAGAAGCTTGGACTGCACCTGTGGTTCGACGTTCACGCGTGGTAACTCCTGCTGTCTTCTGTGAAGGGTTCTGGTGTGCAGATTGCTTGGGTGTCAACCGTACCCCGGCGGATCACTGGTTTCGGCCGGACGGCGCTACGACGGCGACGCGCTGACCGACCACGGATCGGTTCGTACGGCCGACACCCGAACCTGCCATTCCGGTGTGCGGCCGAACGCGGCGTCGAGGACGCCCTTGGCCTGGTCACACCACGGCTGCTCGCTCGCCCAGTGCGCGACGTCGATCAGGGCCGGACCTCCGGCGCGCAGGTGCTCGTCCGCAGGGTGGTGTCGCAGATCGGCGGTGACGTAGGCGTCCACGCCGAGTCGGGAGACGGCGTCCAGGTACGAGTCGCCGGAGCCGCCGCACACCGCGACGGTGCGGATCGTCGCTTCGGGGTCGCCCGCGGCCCGCACACCCCACGTCGTGGCGGGCAGGGCGTCCGCCACCCGGTCGGTGAAGTCGCGCAGCGACAGCGGTTCGGGGAGCTCCCCGAACCGCCCGAGTCCGCGGGGTCCGGGGAACGTCGCCATCTCGAACACGTCGAACGCGACCTCCTCGTACGGGTGGGCGGCGCGCATCGCGGCGAGCACTTTCTGCCGGATGCCGCGCGGGGCGATCACCTCCACCCGGCTCTCCTCGACGCGTTCGAGCGCACCGACCGCGCCGAGGGTGGGGTTCGCGCCGTCGGTCGGGAGGAACTGGCCCTGCCCGGTGACGGACCAGCTGCAGTTGCGGTAGTTGCCGATGTGTCCGGCGCCCGCGTCGAACAGGGCGCGGCGCACCGTGTCGGCGTCGCCTGCCGGGACCAGGACGACCCACTTGTCCAGGTCCTCGGTGGGGTGTGGGTCGATCGGTCCGGTGACGGTGAGTCCGAGCGCCGCGGCCAGGGCGTCGGAGACGCCGGGGTCCGCGGAGTCGGCGTTGGTGTGCGCGGTGAACAGGGCGCATCCGGCCTTGATCAGTTTGTGGACGAGTGCGCCCTTCGGGGTGTGCGCGCCGACGGTGTCGACGCCGCGCAGCAGCAGCGGGTGGTGGACGAGGAGAAGGTCGGCGCCGGCGTCGATCGCCTCGTCGACGACTTCGGCGGTCGGATCGACCGCGATCGTCACCGTCGTCACCGTGTCGTCGGGGTCGCCGCACACGAGGCCGACGGAGTCCCACGATTCGGCGAGGGCGGGCGGGTATGCCGCATCCAGGGCCGCGATCACGTCGGCGAGACGCACCGGGTTCACACAACCTCCTTCATCGCGTCGATCAGCACATCGGTCTGCTCGGGGGGTCGGACCGCGACCCGGAGGAAGTCGGGACCGAGTCCGGGGAACGTGTCGCACCGCCGCACGGCGATGCCCCGCTCGCGTAATTGCTTCCGCACGAGTTCGCCGTCCGGCAGTCGGAGCAGCAGGAACGGTGCGACGGCGGGCTGGTGCACCGCGACGCCGATCGCGTTCAGCCGCCGGATCATGTCGTCCCGCCACGCACCCAGCACGACGGCGTGCTCCCGAGCGGCGGCGACGGCGTCCGGTTCGCTGCATGCGGCGATCGCCTCCACCTGCAGGCTTCCCAGCGGCCAGTGCGCCCGCCCCACCTGCAGGCGTTCGAGGATCTCCGGGGAGCCGAGCGCGTACCCGCACCGCAGTCCGGCCAGTGCCCACGTCTTGGTGAGGCTGCGCAGCACCAGCACGTCGGGCAGCGAACGACCGGCGAGCGACTCGACCTCGCCCGGCACCGCGTCGGCGAACGCCTCGTCGACCACGACGATCCGGCCGGGCCGGCGCAGCCGCAGAATCTCCTCCGCGGGGTGCAGCACCGAGGTGGGGTTGGTCGGGTTGCCGATCACCACCAGGTCGGCGGATTCGGGAATCGCGGCGGCATCCAGGACGTACGGGTCGTCGAGCAGCACCTGTGTGACGGGCACGTTCGCCTCCCGCAGCGCCCACTCCGGTTCCGTGAACGACGGATGGATCAGTGCTGCCTCCCGGACCCCGAGCCGCGGGAGCAGGGAGAAGCCCTCGGCCCCACCCGAGAGGAGCAGCACCTCCTCGGGCGTCCGGCCGTGCCGGGCGGCGACTGCGGTCCGGGCGGCGCGATCGGCCCCGACGGTGGGATAGGAGCCCAGGCGCGGCAACGCGTCCGCGAGACGCAGTCGCAGCCATTCCGGGGGCCCGTCGCCCTGCACGTTCACTGCGAAATCGAGGAGACCGGGCCCCGCATCCACGTCTCCGTGGTGACGCAGGCTCTCCCGGGTACCGGCACGAATGTCCACAACCGTCGAGCCTAAGGGACAATGGTCCGGTGACATCTCTCTCCACCTCCC
This genomic interval carries:
- a CDS encoding DUF1697 domain-containing protein; the encoded protein is MTRYAALLRGINVGGINIKMADLRSTFVDLGFENVKTVLASGNVLFDSDRGDAPALKREIEAALRAEFHYEAWVFVLDLDTVRKIVEDYPFDPEREGWHPYVLVTPEPDVLDTLLSIRDELDPEVERVQAGDGVLYWEVERGMTLKSRFGRSTGAPKLKAFTTTRNLRTLHKLLK
- a CDS encoding RNB domain-containing ribonuclease, whose amino-acid sequence is MSRFVARGIDFGTVRTEFHLPEGYPPAAVAQARAASDRYASEREDRTDLAFVTIDPPDSLDLDQALHLERTHGGFVLHYAIADVGAVVEPGGVLDVETRKRGQTFYLPDGKVPLHPKELSEGSASLLPDEDRPAVVWRIELDESAEPVSCTVSRATVRSVARLDYAGVQADAEAGRLHPSIASLPEFGRLRTAAAVARGAIELRLPEQEVVPDGDGWRVDLAPRTEADDWNAEISLLTGMCAAAMMLDAKVGLLRTLPPAGPDAVEALRRTASALGIDWPQSVGVGELLARLDPNSASTLVLMTEAPSLLRGADYAAFDGALPELTTHAAIGAPYAHVTAPLRRLSDRYSTEVCLAATAGTPVPSWAREALGSMPEIMVGSDSLASKIDRACIDLTEATVLADRVGETFDATVLRSRNGKRTADVFVPSVSVMAKCVGDPAEGEQVKIRLVSADVAKRTVEFGYPA
- the pip gene encoding prolyl aminopeptidase codes for the protein MTQLRTLYPPLEPYQFGHLDVGDGQQMYWEQSGNPDGKPVVFLHGGPGGGTDPAQRQFFDPQVYRIVLLDQRGCGRSTPHVADGADLSVNTTGRLLGDVELLRAHLGIDRWQVFGGSWGSTLALAYAQKHPDRVTELVLRGIFLLRRSEIDWYYNGGAGHLFPELWEEFLAPVPEPERGGDLVEAYHRLLQSDDPDVATRAAVAWSTWEGATSSLLPKPERVVETSQPRFALAFARIENHYFHNRGFLDEGQLLRDAAALDGIPGVIVQGRYDVVCPATSAWALHRAWPDSRLEIVDDAGHSAMEPGIVHHLVEATDRFRD
- a CDS encoding FAS1-like dehydratase domain-containing protein is translated as MAVNPAIEGRVYPPTEPYLVGREKIREFARAVFATNPTSFDVDSARAAGHADLVAPPTFPVIVQERALAQLVADPTSGIEPVNLVHSTEHATSVRPVVAGDELSAILTVTNVTSRGPHTLLVADIEILDATGDHVSTMTSTLFVRGEE
- a CDS encoding Nif3-like dinuclear metal center hexameric protein gives rise to the protein MNPVRLADVIAALDAAYPPALAESWDSVGLVCGDPDDTVTTVTIAVDPTAEVVDEAIDAGADLLLVHHPLLLRGVDTVGAHTPKGALVHKLIKAGCALFTAHTNADSADPGVSDALAAALGLTVTGPIDPHPTEDLDKWVVLVPAGDADTVRRALFDAGAGHIGNYRNCSWSVTGQGQFLPTDGANPTLGAVGALERVEESRVEVIAPRGIRQKVLAAMRAAHPYEEVAFDVFEMATFPGPRGLGRFGELPEPLSLRDFTDRVADALPATTWGVRAAGDPEATIRTVAVCGGSGDSYLDAVSRLGVDAYVTADLRHHPADEHLRAGGPALIDVAHWASEQPWCDQAKGVLDAAFGRTPEWQVRVSAVRTDPWSVSASPS
- a CDS encoding bifunctional RNase H/acid phosphatase, with product MSAGRVVVEADGGSRGNPGPAGYGAVVFDAANGTVLAERKESLGIATNNVAEYRGLIAGLDAAAELGASEVDVRMDSKLVVEQMSGRWKVKHPDMIPLQRQASTLARQFDSVTYTWIPRAENAHADRLANEAMDGADGDADVEPEPAAVPSEKTTPAAPGWMDTTGAPTRMLLLRHGQTPLSVDRRYSGRGNPALTEIGQAQANGAAVRFAGNNGIAAVVSSPLGRAQQTATAAAKVLGLPVTVHEGLTETDFGEWEGLTFREAAERDPELHRKWLSDTSVCPPAGESFDEVRERILKVRDDLTASYAGSTILVVTHVTPIKTLLQLALDAGPSLLYRLHLDLASLSIAEFYPDGGSSVRLVNDTSHL
- a CDS encoding zinc ribbon domain-containing protein, which gives rise to MNVEPQVQSKLLDLAGVDAELSRIAHRRTALPERQEVERLEAERVTRKDAAVAVEIVLDDLDRDIRKLEGEVDAVRQREDRDRTLLQSGTVGSKQLTELEHELGSLVRRQGLLEDELLEVMERREASQSDHDHAGAQLSQIEEDLIDAGRRRDDAVADLDAAEQRCIRDRTALADQFPADLIAVYEKQRSQNGVGAALLQSRRCGACRIELDRGEISRITATAPDVVVRCSECGAILVRTKESGL
- a CDS encoding alpha/beta fold hydrolase; this encodes MDLPHDIAGSGPTLVLVHGVVHRRQAWNALLDQLTPYRRVVTVDLPGHGESAALDDGPDMMDQLLEELSGFVRSVTPAGERPHVAGNSLGGWLSLALAARGEVASATALSPAGFFVNHADQARTIYTFRALRGLARAMGPNAPKALRYKAVRYPSLAAFFARPSRVPYEDAVIDTHSLTTNALVDKGMTAKFDLPPVVDATVPVTVAWGRRDLILPVYQARRVRRFFPQAQILVLPGIGHVPMTDDPNLISTILLGGSSASAGDSRN
- a CDS encoding SLC13 family permease produces the protein MTVLAVALVAGVLVFAVVRPRRLPEIVAAAPAAVVVLATGLVTPSDAWDEVSEMAPTVGFLAAILVLAHLADAMGVFTWIAGRLRRGARGDPKRLLTLVFGAAALTTAVLSLDATVVLLTPAVIATARSLRMDPRPHSYATAHLSNTASTLLPVSNLTNLIAFSATGLTFLHFTAVMALPWAVAIIVELILFRVFFQRHLGRPEAEPEPKRDPQAPVAALSIIAATLLGFAVSGFVGVAPAWVAAAGAIVLGVVALRDGRTSVRRIVYSIDVWFCAFVLILGVVVAGVANGPIGEWIATRLPTDTSFTALLTMAVVAAVAANLVNNLPATLLLLAALGPHPPTGLVLAMLLGVNLGPNLTYVGSLAIMLWRRVAARAGSPADLRTFTVLALVTTPLTLLAAVVALWACEYLLTAGG
- a CDS encoding MaoC/PaaZ C-terminal domain-containing protein; its protein translation is MTSPGRIMLGDTVAKSRYTVTRESLVRYAGASGDFNSIHYRDDVADAVGLPGVLAHGMLTLGLATQCVVDWLGDPARVTGYRARFTKPVIVAPDEGAVVEVVAKAAQVDEAAGTARIDLTVTFDGHAVLGKSQVWISLR
- a CDS encoding LysE family translocator, with amino-acid sequence MIGVVVTAFAVLGLLTVIPGPDMAVVTRAGLSGGCGAALRATFGVVAGLTVWGALTVVGLGAVLAASAEAYTVVKIVGGMYLVYLGLSTLWRSRSRRRTAAVEPAPVPSPGSSWRAGFLTNLLNPKIAVFYTGLLPQLVPPGWPTAPTLALLVLVHGLLGIVWLGAYSLLLTRARTTLEKPSVRRVLDRITGTVLFGFGAGVVAEAR